Part of the Zea mays cultivar B73 chromosome 4, Zm-B73-REFERENCE-NAM-5.0, whole genome shotgun sequence genome is shown below.
AATAATTCAATGCTATATACTCTCGTTGTCCTAAATTAAATTTCGTTTTAACATCTTAAAAGATTTATTATCATCCCTTTGAATATAGATATAAAAAAAATCGAAGGCTAGAGCGACTAATCGGAATTGTCTTGACCCTTCTCCTACGTGCCGTACCTGCCTACTAGCAGCAACTAATGCTCTGACAGAAACGTCATTCTTGGCGAAGTTCATCGTGCAGGCACCCCGCACCCATGCCATGCCACAACCTTCAACAAGATAGAAGTTGGCGTGCAACTTCAGTGAAGAATCCCAGCAGAGCAGACAAAAGAAACAAGCGTGGGATTTTGGAACGGCGCAGCATAGCCCAGCACAGCACAGCCCCTCTCTTTGCGTAAAAGAAAAACAGCAAATAGATCATGTTAGTAGCTGGGAGCCGGGAGTGGATGGCAACCGCTGGTCAAGGATATTTTTTATTCATGGCAATCAGTAAAATGCTCTGAAAACGAAACTGATGAGCGCCGTCAGAATCGGGAGTGCTCCTCGTGCAATCACCGCTCACGACAGCCGCACCACCGTCCCTTCAATTTTTCCTTcagaaaagaaagaaagaaagaaaacacacacggTTCATACAGATAGAGGAATAGACCATTACGATCACCATATTTATATTGATTTGTATAGAGAATACGTACTACTCCCTCCGTTCTCAATATTTGTTGCTCACCTtaatttttaaactaaaacgcaCGCACAATATCACAATCTCGAGCGCCGTACACATCTCATCGGACGGAAGCTACCACGGCGAGGCGGCGCGGCAGCAGCACGGACGCGCCTCCCCATCCCATCCGACGACGCGGAAGGCGGCGCGAGGTCCCAGCCTTCTTCTACGTCCTTCGGAACACAGACACCGTACAGCGCCTGCCCCAGCACCCCACAACGCAGGCCCGAGCTCTCCACGCCCGGCATGCTCAACAGCTCCGGCTGCGGCGGACCTTGGCTGCTGCTCTCGTGACACTCCATGGAGCTCGGTATGGAAGGAAACTGGCCGGCTGGATCGGCCGGTGCTTGAATCAGCCTGCTACGACCGACAGAGCTCGCGGCATCTCTGTGTGGGTTGGACTTGGAGGTGGATGCAGGCGCGGGCGCGTCGGTGTGCTCGCTTGTGCCCACGGCGTGTCCGTTGAGTTGTCGTCTGCTCGCGTAGAGCGTCGAGGCTTTCTTTAGGAGCTCCGTCACAGCAGCTCTGTATTCCTCAGGATGATGCTTGTAGTGGCCTGCATAACGAGAGAGAAGAGATAAGCAGAAAGCTTAGCGTACAAGTGCGTTAAAAAGAAGATTGTTTTTAATCTAGAGAAAAATTGTGGATGGGAACGGATATCTCAAACTGATTCAGATCATGCTAACAAATGCTCAGCAATAAGGGAAAAAATTTCTAGAACACCAGCATAAAAGAAATTATCTGGTAGGTTACCGACTCAAATCCTTCTGTTAGATTATATGGCGACTTTCAATTAATTATATTGAATTCGATCAACTTTAGGATATTAAAGGGAGTAAGTACCCATACACTAATACAATCGTGGTGAATGTTCCAATTTTACTTTTCCAGTTGAGAGCTTTTTGTAACTCTTAAGGCACAATACTGTTTGAGAAGTCCAGCATTATGGGAACAAACTCCATTATGCCATCATTATGCATTCTTCTCCCCTCTCATTTTCAGGCTGTTGTCAGTTATTTTAGTGAACTGAGATAAGTAACCAATAACCAAGTCTAATACTTGCATTTATTGCCTAGCTAGAGCCTAGAGGTATGTTGCCTGAGAGAGCTAATGGGAGATGTTAATATgttatttttaaaaaaaaaaattgCCAAAAACTTCAGCAACAAAGTCGCAATGATTAGAATGGCTAGTACCCTAATGGAGTAAAGATCAAAACAGTTCCTGGTCAAAACCACTGCTAGGTAGATAGACAGAAGACGGAGAACATACCGACATGCGGAGAACTATGCCATTTAATTAGGCTCACATCACCACCAAGCTCTAGCAGATGCTGGCCAAAATTTTGAACAACTGAATATGTAGCAAGTTGATCATCCTCTGAGCAGAGTATTAGTATTGGACCAAAATGCTGCATGTACAATGGACTAAGGTTACAGGTGTTCACAAGCACATTCATCAACATTCGGGCTTTTAGTCAATAGAGAGGCATACCACCGATGAGTATAGTGTTTCCCAATAATCTTTACGTTGTTCTTCAAATTTGTTTATGAAAAGAACATCAAGACCTGAGGCAATGCCCTTAGTCATCCATGACAAGACACGAGGAGGTTCAGACATCTTCAGGACACTTGGATCGAGGAGGAAGCGAGTGCCCAAGTCACTGACAAAATCCACAGGGCTTGAATCATACATTTGTCCGCATAGACAATCTCGTACGAGCTGGTACTCATCCTGTAGGAagccaaaagaaaaaggaaaaaggctcTTCAAAATGAGTGAATTCAATCTCAGATACACAATTAAATGAATGTGAAGATTCAACTAAAATTTCTGTGAGCAATGAGTTCATAGGAAGAGGAAAGGCAGGAAAAGAGTCATATACCATGCTTAGTTGCCCTTCACATCTTCTCTCGATCAGCTGTCGGTCAACAAATAAACCTTTAAAAACTGAGATCCACAGACTCTTAAGCTTCAACGAGAGAAATTATTTTGGTTACTGGTTAGAGCTTCCCATCTATTCACCTGAAGAACCTTGTATGTGCACCCTTTTGGCCCTCCCGAAAACGACGCAAACACAACAGGTACAGGTGTAATCTTCAGCACCTGGATTCCAAAGAGCAGTATGGCAAACATGTGATGATTTCAACAGACAATTCCATGTGTCTACACATTCGTCCAAGTTGGAAATCGAACCAAGCAGGTTGAAATCGCAATGCATTGAGGTAAGCATACCTTGACAAGCTCCCCAATCACCCTGTCGGCGAGCATGGCAGCCTTCTCAGGGAAAAACCTGCTCAAGTACGTGTAGCGTGCACGcaattaagggctagtttggaaactacaTTTTCACATGGGAAAATGAACTATTTTCCCTTGATAAAATAGGAATCTCTCGGTAAAatgtggttcccaaactagccctaaacaaCAAAAGATCAATTCAGTTGTACGAGTTATAGAGTCATGGACTCATGGTACCAAAAGATTAGAAGTTCATGCAATTCATGCCTAACAGGATACATGTGCCATCTCACTTTTCCCAGAACTACCCAACCTAGCTGTATGGAAAAAATCGCATATTTATAAGTGGATCAATTGGATTCCGAACGAGGTGGATCCAATGCAATTCATGCCTAACCATCAGTTGCGTATTTCCCTAATCGCGTGTTTCCGCGGTTTTCGTCGCTGGCAAAGAATGGAAGAAGGAGACAGACGGCCGTACAGGGTGAGGAAGTCGGAGTGGCAGACGAGGCACGCCCACCCGTGCGCCGCGTACAGCTCCACGTACGCCCGCACGTGCCGCTCCTGGCTGGACAGCCACGCGAACATCACCACCACGCCGCCGGTGCCGGCTCCGTTCCCTCCGGGCGCCCAGCTTGGGCGCCGGCCGCCGCCCCAGTAGTGCCGCCCCCACATCccgtgcccgcctcggcctcgaagCCCTTCCGGAAGGCTGCAGGAGCTTCCGGGCCGCCTTGAATTGGGAGGGAAGGGGGAGAAGATGGCCGGGTGTGTTGGTGCGCCGGCGCGGGGCCGCGGGCGCGTGGTGTGTGCGTGCTGGGGTATCTTTTCTGGGGACGTGTAGCGAGCAGGCGAGGTGAGAGGGCCGTAGGCGCTAGTGCTAAACTGCTAATAATGCTAATCGACGAGTCAGCGCTAATGCTCGGAATATGGGCCGGGCTTTTTGGCCAGCACGAGAACGATCCGAAAATAAGAGACCAAAGCACGGTCCGACATGAAAAAATATGGGTCGAGCTAGCACGACACGAAGACGGGTTTGGACCGGGCCTCAAATTCCAGCTCGTCGAGCCCCAGCACGACCCACACAGATGGTCGGGCTTGGGCAGACACGGCCCAATGAAGCCCATGTTATTTAATTTATTAAGTTATAGACTTTATATTGTTGTGATATTTGGACTTTATGTGGTCAAATAATGCTAacattgtttaatatctttaatttagtaagcaaTGGACTTTACATGTTTATAACATTTTAATTTATGTGATCAAATATATGAACCGGGTTTGGGCCGGCACGACATAATTTAGGGCCGAGTTAGACCATTGTTTTTATACTTCGGGCTGGCACGACATGACCCAAAAATATTTTGGGTTTCTTAACCTGAACCCGTTTGGCACGAAACACGGTGGGCTCGGTCCGACCCGGCTCAATTCCCAGCACTAGTCAGCACCATGTTATGTGCTATGGACTTACTTGGTAGGACCCTAGCTCTGGTGAGCACAATTAGAGATGACCATATAGACTTTGAAGGAATAATGGAAACTAAGAAATAGATTTTTTTAGGCTTATTTTGGTTCCTTATGGGCAATGTTTATTTTGTTTGGGAATATTTAAAAGATAAAGGCTCTGCTAGGGGTATGCTAGTAGAGCCTAACTCTcatgtttttttctttttatggGCACACGTGAGATGTGAATTTTTAGAGTTCTATATGAGTGTCATACTTATATTAATAAGATGTCTGAATTCTCTTTTAGGTTGATTACTGTGTATGGGTCAGTATGATAGTGGTATACAAGATTTTCTAGATGAGTTTAAAAAATGAGGGCTTCAGAGACCCATTTTAATAGATGTGAATTTTAACGTGGTAAGATATGTTAAGATAAGAGTAATGGTATAATAAACTATTGGTGGGTAGACATGTTCAATGGTTGGGTTGATAAGTGGGCACTCATTGAGTTGAATCCAGATAATTATGATAGGTTTATCATGGCAGGATTGACATGCATGCTTATTTCAACTGCTTGAGAAGTTGTTTTCCCTCTGGCTAGAGTGAAGGCACTAGAATGACCATTATCCCTTAGTGGTAGAATCTAGTGATAACCTATTCCTCACGAGGAGCATCAGACATGTTCGATGTTCTTTTTTAGCGCAACCCACTTTTGTAATTTGGGCATAATTCTTAGCTTTGAACTCTGATTTGATGATATTACGCTTTCTGAAAACCTAAATGTCGGGGATAAGATCCCCGGTCTTTATGGTCCACTGGTCAACGAGGGCGCCAGGATGAGGCCTTTGACAACTAGGGCCCATCGGTAAGCTGGGGGAGAAAGGAAACGTCTGCCCTAGGAGCATCTACCCCCAAATGAGCCCCATGCCACCGAGGGCGGGGTCGGGTGTGGCAGAACTAGACAGAGGGCGGGTGAACCGAAGGAAGACCACCGAGTGGATCCCTCACCTAGCTCGAGACCGACCCGTCATAAGTGAACGATCGCATTAACTATGCTTGTCGTCGAGCCACGATGTAGGCGCTGATCCACCTCCCACTCATGGCCTACGAGTCGCTCGAACTGCAGCGCACTCATAACCTACGAACCCCTCGTACTGCGGCACATTTATGGCCCACACGCTCCCTGTCTTTTCGACGTACTCATGACTTATCGGGACTAGGCCTGAGTGCGCAGATCGCTTGTCGGGCACAACGAGACAATTCGCGCCGAGCCCTAGGCTACGGAGGTCAGGGGTCGGCACAGCTCAAATGATGGCGCTTGGGCCCCACGCTGCTCGCGACGTCCGCTATAAAGAATACGAGACAACCAGGCGACCCCGGGGCCCACAGGCGCGCATGTTTTCATCCCGTGGTAGAACGCTCAATTTTACAATCACTCGGTGAGTACTTGAGGAAGCCACCGTTGGGTGGCCCCCTCCCTGACCTATAAAAAGAGAAAGTCGGTCCCTAGATGGGAAAGGAGGCCCGAATGGacactgttggtcacttgttctcaaaatgctataaatcaagaacaaggcaacacaagtgtagatggttaaagaccttcgtccttcgaaacattatctcccttaggatataatgatcttcggacgaaggatatgtgtaacacccggctttaagggacaaagccgggtgcat
Proteins encoded:
- the LOC100191550 gene encoding uncharacterized protein LOC100191550, giving the protein MWGRHYWGGGRRPSWAPGGNGAGTGGVVVMFAWLSSQERHVRAYVELYAAHGWACLVCHSDFLTLFFPEKAAMLADRVIGELVKVLKITPVPVVFASFSGGPKGCTYKVLQLIERRCEGQLSMDEYQLVRDCLCGQMYDSSPVDFVSDLGTRFLLDPSVLKMSEPPRVLSWMTKGIASGLDVLFINKFEEQRKDYWETLYSSVHFGPILILCSEDDQLATYSVVQNFGQHLLELGGDVSLIKWHSSPHVGHYKHHPEEYRAAVTELLKKASTLYASRRQLNGHAVGTSEHTDAPAPASTSKSNPHRDAASSVGRSRLIQAPADPAGQFPSIPSSMECHESSSQGPPQPELLSMPGVESSGLRCGVLGQALYGVCVPKDVEEGWDLAPPSASSDGMGRRVRAAAAPPRRGSFRPMRCVRRSRL